In the Periophthalmus magnuspinnatus isolate fPerMag1 chromosome 4, fPerMag1.2.pri, whole genome shotgun sequence genome, one interval contains:
- the LOC117394103 gene encoding GTPase IMAP family member 7-like translates to MILRFPENVAAQVLLEEIHSFIQQRTSKTPFTINIVCPPSNQELEKTFNNIQETLEHPVPQDLESMRVILLGKTGSGKSSLGNTILGEDFFKSDNTPNSGMKQCQSKTKSVNGKNITLIDTPGLFDSARPEEELMPEILSCLTESTPGPHAFIIVLKVEKFTTQEQAIITKICHNFSKEALQYATVVFTHGDQLTSGMNIETFIKQNKGLSELVQKCGNRCHVVDNSYWNDHQSDQYRSNQYQVEELLETIEEMVKSNNWGYYTNKAFKTFEKDIEKEMEEVSKESNTFIPPEVIRKEATQRVSNRWLISLTGIGTGALLGAVFGVEAFVRLIITAVEKAVVLKPAQKLASMAGLSIATSDIVAAGAVGAAGAVAAGGIYGGVIEDRAADGANSVKEAYERALNAIVSTKESYY, encoded by the exons ATGATCCTTCGTTTTCCAGAGAACGTTGCGGCGCAAGTCCTACTGGAAGAAATCCACAGTTTTATCCAACAACGAACCAGCAAAACTCCATTCACGATCAACATTGTCTGCCCTCCAAGTAACCAAGAGCTAGAAAAG ACTTTCAACAACATCCAGGAAACTTTGGAGCATCCTGTTCCCCAAG ACTTGGAGTCAATGCGGGTTATCCTTTTGGGAAAAACTGGATCAGGGAAGAGCAGCTTGGGGAACACAATTCTGGGAGAGGACTTTTTCAAAAGTGACAACACTCCCAACTCCGGGATGAAGCAATGCCAATCCAAAACCAAATCAGTCAACGGGAAAAACATCACCCTTATTGACACGCCTGGTTTATTTGATTCGGCACGTCCAGAGGAGGAGCTTATGCCAGAAATTCTAAGCTGTCTTACCGAAAGCACTCCGGGCCCGCACGCATTCATAATCGTGCTAAAAGTCGAAAAATTCACCACGCAAGAGCAAGCCATCATCACGAAAATTTGCCATAACTTTTCCAAAGAAGCCTTACAATACGCTACTGTTGTCTTTACGCATGGCGACCAACTTACTTCGGGCATGAATATTGAAACAtttatcaaacaaaacaaaggactGAGCGAGCTAGTCCAAAAATGCGGTAATCGTTGCCATGTTGTTGACAATTCATACTGGAACGATCACCAGTCAGACCAGTACAGAAGTAACCAATATCAAGTTGAGGAGTTGCTCGAAACTATTGAGGAAATGGTAAAATCAAACAACTGGGGATATTATACTAATAAGGCGTTCAAAACGTTCGAGAAAGACATTGAGAAGGAGATGGAAGAAGTTAGCAAAGAATCTAACACATTTATCCCACCAGAAGTTATCAGAAAAGAAGCCACACAGCGCGTTTCTAATAGGTGGTTGATCAGTCTTACAGGTATCGGCACAGGAGCGTTACTTGGAGCTGTTTTTGGAGTTGAAGCATTTGTTAGACTGATCATCACTGCAGTTGAAAAGGCAGTGGTGTTGAAACCTGCGCAGAAGCTAGCATCGATGGCAGGGTTATCCATAGCAACAAGTGATATAGTGGCGGCAGGAGCGGTAGGAGCAGCGGGGGCGGTGGCGGCTGGGGGTATTTATGGAGGCGTGATTGAAGACAGAGCAGCAGACGGAGCCAATTCAGTGAAAGAGGCTTATGAGAGGGCTTTGAACGCAATAGTGAGCACAAAGGAGAGCTATTACTAG